The following proteins are encoded in a genomic region of Leptospira wolbachii serovar Codice str. CDC:
- a CDS encoding rhodanese-like domain-containing protein, translating into MKLKYLTILTFIFAQLIGCKGLPEYLFLPQSLKFDLTPFLFRVYSPAELATLSNADYNLNESGLITASKLSRYLSNWNNNRPAGVPGNLIVFQVQTSGGSGRYVFFDGKQVFAYPVPNLSELLADVRDDGVLAIDGVVPKGKKISDFFSIYGIDPALDYIVFASDTTSLANLSSATFAYYSLLYWGFPKERLAVLNGSIADLTVANSLFTTPSYTYANSNRAGNIKNLFRDHTVLQLTIGDLIHAVKNGNTNLEEVDPIPAEGFYIIDGRPNASYTGTVNSTASGSKYANCTTKTNSTFVSNTCVATYEGRVKSSVNLVPTDLYDGTTFQFKSFSQLQTYLSNTGYPANKQIYIYGEDATKGSLVWFVVHQILGKPTRLYEGGWKQFGALGLRSPTSGSSPSAISQPASYWRTDIATLSESNTPNADANVPNYQLDVSRQFIKSSNKLRTEDKSFLRGTASSGSGGGGGGAPSGGGGNACGG; encoded by the coding sequence ATGAAACTTAAATACTTAACAATCCTTACTTTTATATTCGCTCAGTTGATCGGCTGTAAAGGTTTGCCGGAATATTTATTCCTTCCGCAGAGTTTAAAGTTTGATTTAACTCCTTTTTTATTCCGTGTTTACTCACCTGCGGAGTTAGCAACTTTATCGAATGCCGATTATAACTTGAACGAAAGTGGACTTATAACCGCGAGTAAGTTATCACGTTATTTATCAAACTGGAATAACAATCGACCTGCCGGAGTCCCTGGAAATTTAATAGTTTTCCAAGTTCAAACTTCTGGAGGGAGTGGACGTTATGTTTTTTTCGATGGGAAACAGGTATTTGCCTATCCCGTCCCAAACTTATCGGAGCTGCTCGCAGATGTGAGAGATGATGGAGTGTTAGCGATTGATGGCGTTGTTCCTAAAGGGAAAAAAATATCTGATTTTTTTTCCATCTATGGAATTGATCCGGCTTTAGATTATATTGTCTTTGCAAGTGATACAACTTCACTTGCAAACCTATCGTCAGCAACATTTGCATACTATTCTTTGTTATACTGGGGTTTCCCAAAAGAAAGATTAGCTGTGTTAAATGGTTCAATCGCAGACTTAACAGTAGCAAATAGTCTTTTTACCACTCCCTCCTACACTTACGCAAATAGTAATCGTGCAGGAAACATAAAGAACCTCTTTCGAGATCATACAGTCTTACAACTCACAATTGGAGATTTGATCCATGCTGTAAAAAATGGAAATACTAATTTAGAGGAAGTAGATCCAATCCCAGCGGAAGGTTTTTATATAATTGATGGAAGACCGAATGCATCTTATACGGGAACAGTTAACTCAACTGCCTCTGGTTCCAAGTATGCCAATTGTACAACTAAAACCAATTCAACATTTGTCTCAAATACTTGTGTAGCAACCTATGAAGGAAGAGTTAAATCTTCTGTAAATTTAGTGCCGACAGATTTATATGATGGAACCACTTTCCAGTTTAAATCCTTTAGCCAATTACAAACCTATTTGAGTAATACGGGATACCCTGCGAATAAACAAATTTATATTTACGGAGAGGATGCAACGAAAGGATCTCTCGTTTGGTTTGTTGTACATCAAATCCTTGGAAAACCAACTAGACTATATGAAGGTGGCTGGAAACAATTCGGTGCACTTGGACTTCGATCTCCTACTTCTGGTTCCAGCCCTAGCGCTATCTCACAACCGGCTTCTTATTGGCGAACGGACATTGCAACACTCTCAGAAAGTAATACTCCCAATGCTGATGCGAATGTTCCCAATTACCAACTGGATGTCTCTAGACAGTTTATCAAAAGTTCCAACAAACTAAGAACCGAAGATAAATCTTTTTTAAGAGGAACAGCTTCATCTGGGTCCGGTGGTGGTGGTGGCGGTGCACCTTCCGGTGGTGGAGGAAATGCTTGCGGGGGATAA
- a CDS encoding multiheme c-type cytochrome: MIMFVSCLDSNFLESHWKHPIAEQGLPPVNFSDLEKNLDPNACGTCHKDQFQNWEKSFHAKSISKGFLWQKEILTSEEYRSCFQCHSPLAETKSELAVEFQTSEILNSKSHNFPKGISNPSILCASCHIRNQIRFGPPSRVQPANEHPTNNLPHNGYIVKKEFESSEFCKSCHESKKDGVKLAGKRLMEVYSEWEKSPFAKQGIQCQNCHMPDREHSWKGIHDKTFVKNSLLPTWTITEKNGNYKIQAELKSMGVGHKFPTYIVPKIYLRFYAILKDKLTPILLEESVVGRIVNTDLTEEYLDTRIKPQESHLVRFDYEPKENTIQEFLWKIEVDPDEQYIRSFEEQLAKKGDALSKPTKKLLQESLIEKRNSRYMLFTLSLKVPVSLPQ; the protein is encoded by the coding sequence ATGATCATGTTCGTAAGTTGTTTGGATTCAAATTTTTTAGAATCTCATTGGAAACATCCTATCGCAGAACAAGGTTTGCCCCCTGTGAATTTCTCTGATCTAGAAAAAAACTTGGATCCGAATGCTTGTGGAACTTGCCATAAAGATCAGTTCCAAAATTGGGAAAAGAGTTTTCATGCAAAATCGATCAGCAAAGGTTTTTTATGGCAGAAGGAAATTTTAACTTCTGAAGAGTACAGGTCTTGTTTCCAATGCCATTCACCTTTAGCAGAAACAAAATCAGAACTTGCCGTGGAATTCCAAACATCGGAAATTCTGAATTCAAAATCCCACAACTTTCCAAAGGGAATCTCAAATCCTTCCATCCTCTGCGCTTCTTGCCATATCCGAAATCAAATTCGATTTGGGCCACCATCTAGAGTTCAACCGGCAAATGAACATCCCACTAACAATCTTCCACATAACGGATATATTGTGAAAAAGGAATTTGAATCTTCCGAATTTTGTAAGTCTTGTCATGAAAGTAAAAAAGACGGAGTTAAACTGGCTGGTAAAAGACTAATGGAAGTTTATTCTGAATGGGAAAAAAGTCCTTTTGCAAAACAAGGGATTCAATGCCAAAACTGCCATATGCCAGATAGGGAACATTCTTGGAAGGGAATCCATGATAAAACATTTGTCAAAAATTCATTACTGCCTACCTGGACGATTACAGAAAAAAATGGTAACTACAAAATCCAAGCTGAGCTTAAATCTATGGGAGTTGGTCACAAGTTTCCCACTTATATTGTTCCCAAAATCTACCTACGTTTTTATGCGATTCTCAAAGACAAATTAACACCCATTCTCCTTGAAGAATCAGTCGTGGGAAGGATCGTAAATACGGATCTGACAGAAGAGTATTTAGATACGAGGATCAAACCTCAAGAATCACATCTTGTGCGATTCGATTATGAACCAAAAGAAAATACGATCCAAGAATTTTTGTGGAAGATTGAAGTAGACCCAGATGAACAGTACATCCGAAGTTTTGAAGAACAATTAGCGAAGAAAGGAGATGCACTTTCCAAACCAACAAAAAAATTATTACAAGAGTCCCTCATTGAAAAAAGGAACTCTCGTTATATGCTCTTTACTTTGAGTTTGAAAGTGCCTGTTTCACTTCCGCAATGA
- a CDS encoding trans-sulfuration enzyme family protein: protein MFEHFETDAIRIQTKRTGEKEHSTPLFLTSSFVFDDAEHARALFAEEVTGNQYTRFSNPNTTELIDKLCSLEHTEDGIATASGMSAVFTSVFGLIKSGDHIVSARAIFGSTHQIFANILPRFGVTTTYVDINKPELWETAFQENTKLVYIETPSNPSLDIVDLAWVSALCKKKNAILIVDNCFCSPYIQRPADFGADVVIHSATKYLDGQGRVIAGVILGKKEFIQPIRYMARNTGPALSPMNAWIISKSLETLAVRMDRHSENALKLAEFLEQSPDVELVRYPFLPKDPGYAIAKKQMKLGGGIVSFVIKGGVDRARKFLDSLKWFSLTANLGDTRTTVTHPTSTTHSKLSEAERLAVGILPGLIRVSVGLEHIDDIIAEVKQALSNSK from the coding sequence ATGTTTGAACACTTTGAAACTGATGCCATCCGCATCCAAACCAAACGAACCGGGGAAAAGGAACATTCTACCCCTCTTTTTTTAACATCCAGTTTTGTTTTTGATGATGCGGAACATGCAAGGGCTCTCTTTGCAGAGGAAGTTACCGGTAACCAATACACAAGGTTTTCCAATCCCAATACGACGGAACTTATCGATAAACTATGTTCTTTGGAACATACTGAGGATGGAATTGCAACGGCATCTGGAATGTCGGCAGTTTTTACATCTGTGTTTGGCCTTATCAAATCGGGAGATCATATTGTATCAGCAAGGGCCATTTTTGGGTCCACTCATCAGATTTTTGCAAACATTCTCCCTCGTTTTGGAGTAACCACAACGTATGTTGATATCAACAAACCAGAGTTATGGGAAACTGCTTTCCAAGAGAATACGAAATTGGTATATATTGAAACACCTTCCAACCCAAGTCTTGATATTGTAGACTTAGCTTGGGTATCAGCACTCTGTAAAAAGAAAAATGCGATCCTTATTGTGGATAATTGTTTTTGTTCACCTTACATTCAGAGACCAGCTGATTTTGGCGCTGACGTTGTGATTCACTCTGCAACTAAATACTTGGATGGCCAAGGACGGGTCATAGCCGGAGTCATTTTAGGAAAAAAAGAATTTATCCAACCCATTCGTTATATGGCCCGTAATACAGGGCCAGCTTTATCTCCTATGAATGCATGGATTATTTCAAAAAGTTTAGAAACACTTGCTGTGCGGATGGATAGACATTCTGAGAACGCCTTAAAGTTGGCTGAATTTTTAGAACAATCACCAGATGTGGAACTTGTTCGGTATCCTTTTTTACCGAAAGATCCAGGTTATGCGATCGCTAAAAAACAAATGAAATTGGGTGGTGGTATTGTTTCCTTTGTCATTAAAGGGGGAGTAGACAGAGCAAGAAAATTTTTAGATTCTTTGAAATGGTTTTCTCTTACTGCCAATTTAGGTGATACAAGAACCACTGTAACTCATCCCACTTCAACAACACATTCTAAATTATCAGAAGCAGAGAGACTTGCAGTAGGAATTTTGCCTGGGCTTATTCGTGTATCTGTTGGGTTAGAACATATTGATGACATCATTGCGGAAGTGAAACAGGCACTTTCAAACTCAAAGTAA
- a CDS encoding ABC transporter ATP-binding protein — protein MLGIEANHIFKSFGEPPQDVIKDVSLEIAVGDFVALTGKSGSGKSTLLYIVSGLDNPTSGDVKLNGQSLVGMGSEEIHRLRNLSIGFVFQFHYLLPELTGLENITMPARKTGSQKAIEEYALHLMESFSVLHCKDKFPSQMSGGEGQRVAIARALVQKPKFLFADEPTGNLDTANGDKVMEIFKRINQVDGTTILFVTHDPDYAGLASRRVHMIDGKIAEIS, from the coding sequence ATGTTAGGAATCGAAGCCAATCATATTTTTAAATCTTTTGGTGAACCACCGCAAGATGTGATCAAGGATGTTTCTTTGGAGATTGCAGTAGGTGATTTTGTTGCCCTTACGGGTAAGTCAGGATCTGGTAAATCTACTTTACTGTATATTGTTAGTGGTTTAGACAATCCAACTAGTGGTGATGTCAAATTGAATGGACAGTCGCTCGTTGGTATGGGAAGTGAGGAGATTCATCGTTTAAGAAATTTATCTATTGGTTTTGTTTTCCAATTTCACTACTTACTTCCTGAACTTACAGGGCTTGAAAACATTACTATGCCTGCCAGAAAAACTGGCTCTCAAAAAGCAATTGAAGAGTATGCTCTCCATTTGATGGAAAGTTTTTCAGTTTTACATTGTAAGGATAAGTTTCCAAGTCAGATGTCTGGTGGAGAAGGCCAAAGGGTTGCCATCGCAAGGGCTCTCGTTCAAAAACCAAAGTTTCTCTTTGCCGATGAACCAACTGGAAACTTAGATACAGCTAATGGTGATAAGGTGATGGAAATATTCAAACGAATCAATCAAGTAGATGGCACTACCATTCTATTTGTTACGCATGACCCTGATTATGCGGGCCTTGCAAGTCGCCGTGTCCACATGATCGACGGTAAAATTGCAGAAATTTCTTGA
- a CDS encoding ABC transporter permease produces MLFLAIRQILSRPQQSILTLIGIVLGTAGYIVFSGIMLGFQAVITDQLVNSDGQIKISPKDELITERTFEDVFFQGKTVRWLSPPSGRTDNSRLTNVLGWMDKLSNDHRVLSFAPQLTKEVIFVNGKATAPARFVGVDPNIQPKVTNLGDYIIEGKISDLSRGTSLAIMGEGVLNKLGAKIGDTISVYIPGTDLIPLKVVGILSTGNRLVDEVTVYSSLSTVQSITKSSGEISQIIVKIKDIREAAKIAEDWRYFSKDKVESWDEVNASILQVFRTQDIVRNSTTFTIILVVAFGIYNILNMVVNQKKKEVAILRSIGFDEKDTIQLFIFQGLFLGTLGAVIGILVGILGCYYIDGIPIGDPKQNSKALMKTMMISWDWMIYVKGFSIAVLSASIASYIPARMASRLSPVDIIRGAT; encoded by the coding sequence ATGTTGTTTCTTGCCATTAGACAGATCCTTTCTAGGCCACAACAATCTATCCTTACACTCATTGGAATTGTACTTGGGACCGCTGGATATATTGTCTTTTCAGGAATTATGTTGGGGTTCCAGGCAGTCATTACCGACCAATTGGTGAATTCCGATGGGCAAATCAAAATTTCTCCCAAAGATGAACTTATTACGGAACGAACATTCGAAGATGTTTTTTTTCAAGGTAAAACAGTTCGTTGGTTGTCTCCCCCATCAGGAAGGACTGACAATTCTCGATTAACAAATGTTCTTGGGTGGATGGACAAACTATCTAACGATCATAGGGTTCTTTCCTTTGCTCCCCAACTAACCAAGGAAGTTATTTTTGTAAATGGAAAAGCAACCGCACCGGCAAGGTTTGTAGGCGTTGACCCCAATATCCAACCTAAGGTTACTAATTTAGGTGATTATATTATCGAGGGAAAAATTTCAGATTTATCCAGAGGAACTTCTCTTGCTATTATGGGTGAGGGTGTGCTTAATAAACTTGGTGCGAAAATTGGTGATACCATTTCTGTCTACATCCCAGGAACTGATTTAATTCCTTTGAAAGTGGTTGGAATTCTGAGTACAGGCAACCGCCTTGTTGATGAAGTCACGGTTTATTCGTCATTATCCACGGTTCAAAGTATTACGAAATCCAGTGGCGAAATTTCGCAAATCATTGTTAAAATTAAAGACATTCGAGAAGCTGCAAAAATTGCAGAAGATTGGCGATACTTTAGCAAAGATAAGGTGGAAAGTTGGGATGAAGTAAACGCAAGTATTCTTCAAGTTTTTAGAACTCAGGATATAGTGCGAAATTCAACAACGTTTACGATTATTCTCGTGGTTGCTTTTGGAATTTATAATATTTTGAATATGGTTGTGAACCAAAAGAAAAAGGAAGTAGCCATCCTTCGTTCGATTGGGTTCGACGAAAAGGACACAATCCAGCTGTTTATTTTCCAAGGATTATTTTTGGGAACCTTGGGTGCGGTGATTGGAATTTTAGTCGGGATCCTCGGATGTTATTATATCGATGGAATTCCTATTGGGGACCCCAAACAAAATTCAAAAGCACTAATGAAAACCATGATGATTTCTTGGGACTGGATGATTTACGTGAAAGGATTTTCGATTGCAGTACTTAGTGCATCGATCGCCAGTTATATTCCGGCACGGATGGCAAGTCGGCTTTCTCCTGTTGATATCATTCGAGGGGCAACGTAA
- a CDS encoding efflux RND transporter periplasmic adaptor subunit has product MDRKKLYILGFIIVMVLIITSFWFLRNSQSNRLGVERGSLVEAVYALGTVKPVDSFSLKFGIAASVREIFVEEGQAVTKGQPLLVNDSGITFRSPFNGTLTKLNVAKNETAMPGLPLLEIQNLKEVYISVSLDQESALRVKSGQQAQLSFESIRGNVYKGKVERIYPSNGQFLVRIEPDELPQGILPDMTTDVAIEVSSKENVILVPLVAVDRGKLTRFRNGKRDKIEIRIGAINSEYGELIQGDLKEGDEVLVKN; this is encoded by the coding sequence ATGGATCGTAAAAAGCTATATATTCTTGGTTTTATTATTGTAATGGTTCTAATCATTACGTCCTTTTGGTTCCTCCGAAATTCCCAATCCAACCGATTAGGAGTCGAAAGAGGTTCGTTAGTGGAAGCCGTTTATGCTTTGGGAACGGTAAAACCTGTAGATAGTTTTAGTTTAAAATTTGGAATTGCTGCTTCAGTCCGTGAGATCTTTGTAGAAGAAGGGCAGGCTGTCACAAAAGGCCAACCTCTCCTTGTGAATGATTCAGGAATTACCTTTCGCTCTCCTTTCAACGGAACCTTAACCAAGTTAAATGTTGCCAAAAATGAAACGGCTATGCCTGGGCTTCCGCTTTTGGAAATTCAAAATTTAAAAGAAGTTTATATCTCGGTATCTCTCGATCAAGAATCCGCTTTACGAGTCAAATCAGGGCAACAAGCCCAACTTAGTTTTGAATCCATTCGAGGAAATGTCTATAAGGGAAAGGTGGAAAGGATCTATCCATCAAATGGTCAGTTTTTAGTTCGAATCGAACCAGATGAACTTCCGCAAGGGATTTTACCTGATATGACAACAGACGTTGCCATCGAAGTGTCTTCTAAGGAAAATGTCATCTTAGTTCCGTTAGTTGCAGTTGATCGTGGGAAACTAACTCGGTTTCGGAATGGAAAACGCGATAAAATTGAAATTCGGATCGGAGCTATCAATTCAGAATATGGGGAACTCATCCAAGGAGATTTGAAAGAAGGCGACGAAGTATTGGTAAAAAATTAA
- the mtaB gene encoding tRNA (N(6)-L-threonylcarbamoyladenosine(37)-C(2))-methylthiotransferase MtaB, with protein MKIKFHTLGCRLNFFETDGMYSVLRDKGFSLAQAEEEAQYIVVNTCTVTNKADVKNRNIIRNAIRTNPGAKVYVTGCYAETDKEILQNIPGVFGVFGNTEKSSLPYKILEDWEGKETYPHKALDRFSYSDVLPEGHTRAYLKIQDGCNRKCSYCKIPAARGLGVSRNYNDVLDQVRYLQDNGVGEIQLTGVNLGWYRLENGEKGFLNLLEGILKILEYSRIRLSSIEPPDVGPGLLDLMKHSRFCKFLHIPIQSGSRKVLKDMRRTYHPDAFRTRIELAKEKLPNLFLGTDVIVGFPSETEIEFQETKQLLVELGFAKLHVFPYSVRKGTTAESFGDPIPGDEKKRRVLDLMSLSSALHTKYAESVIGKTYEAILESDGRFVTDNYLKGRLADSFRFDTLQTGQFVDVRCLDYKPAKDREGEFVFGLSL; from the coding sequence GTGAAAATTAAGTTTCATACACTTGGCTGTCGGTTGAACTTTTTTGAAACCGATGGTATGTACTCTGTGCTGAGAGACAAAGGTTTTTCTCTTGCCCAAGCGGAAGAAGAGGCTCAATACATCGTTGTCAACACTTGCACCGTTACTAATAAAGCGGATGTAAAGAACAGAAATATCATTCGTAACGCCATTCGCACAAATCCCGGTGCAAAAGTCTATGTGACCGGCTGTTATGCGGAAACTGACAAAGAAATCTTACAAAATATACCTGGCGTTTTTGGTGTTTTTGGGAATACGGAAAAAAGTTCCCTTCCATATAAAATATTAGAAGATTGGGAAGGAAAAGAAACTTATCCCCATAAAGCCCTTGACCGTTTTTCTTATTCGGATGTGCTTCCGGAAGGTCATACCCGTGCGTATTTAAAAATTCAAGATGGTTGTAATAGGAAATGTTCCTATTGTAAAATTCCTGCAGCAAGGGGCCTTGGGGTCAGTAGAAATTACAATGACGTTTTAGACCAAGTTAGATACTTACAAGACAATGGTGTTGGTGAAATCCAGCTAACGGGCGTTAATTTGGGCTGGTACCGGTTAGAAAATGGGGAGAAGGGTTTTTTAAATCTATTGGAAGGTATTCTAAAAATTTTAGAATACTCTAGAATTCGTCTGTCTTCCATTGAACCACCCGATGTGGGCCCCGGCCTACTTGATCTAATGAAACATTCCAGGTTTTGTAAATTTTTGCATATACCCATTCAAAGTGGCAGCCGTAAAGTTTTAAAAGATATGCGAAGGACTTATCATCCAGATGCCTTCCGCACAAGGATAGAACTTGCAAAAGAAAAACTTCCCAACTTATTCCTCGGAACCGATGTAATCGTTGGATTCCCTTCTGAAACAGAGATAGAGTTTCAGGAAACAAAACAATTGTTAGTGGAGCTTGGGTTTGCAAAACTGCATGTATTCCCGTATTCGGTTCGGAAAGGTACAACTGCTGAATCTTTTGGGGATCCTATTCCGGGTGATGAAAAAAAACGCAGAGTGCTTGATTTGATGTCACTTAGTTCTGCGCTTCATACTAAATACGCAGAGTCAGTGATTGGAAAAACTTATGAAGCCATTCTTGAAAGTGATGGAAGGTTTGTGACTGACAATTATCTGAAAGGCAGGTTGGCTGATTCTTTCCGATTTGATACCCTACAAACAGGTCAATTTGTAGATGTTAGGTGTCTGGATTACAAGCCCGCCAAAGATAGAGAAGGTGAGTTTGTTTTTGGATTGTCTCTTTAG
- a CDS encoding tetratricopeptide repeat protein: protein MKHFIQIAAVTCLLVTSLYSQEKEQVGSAYFQAVDEYKVKNYNKSIELVKSLLTDGKSSYEFYALLAYNYDKLNDFENSYKNILEARKRKPDDEDLLQGSLAILTRHKKWKPAIELAEKTIPLYPQNPEVRYFYALALSEKGASKTALSQIEKAKAGSPSDFRMLELEGKIYYNLKNYDKADVSLRWASSLNQNSAEIWNNLALVQESLYKSNKKLGKKNQANTYLTEAKECIQKASDLNGESITIKENSKRIAAFTSL from the coding sequence ATGAAACATTTTATTCAGATTGCTGCTGTTACTTGTCTTCTCGTAACTTCCCTTTATTCTCAAGAAAAAGAACAAGTTGGTTCTGCTTACTTTCAAGCTGTTGATGAATACAAGGTAAAAAATTATAACAAGTCCATTGAGCTTGTAAAAAGCCTACTCACAGATGGTAAGTCTTCCTATGAATTTTATGCCTTACTTGCATATAACTATGACAAGTTGAATGATTTCGAAAATTCCTATAAAAATATTTTGGAAGCGAGAAAACGTAAACCCGATGATGAAGATCTTTTGCAAGGTAGCCTTGCCATTTTGACTCGGCATAAAAAATGGAAACCCGCCATTGAACTGGCAGAAAAAACCATTCCTTTATACCCACAAAATCCAGAAGTTAGATATTTTTATGCTTTGGCTCTTTCAGAAAAAGGTGCTTCTAAAACAGCATTGTCTCAAATTGAAAAAGCAAAGGCAGGTAGTCCAAGCGACTTTCGGATGTTGGAATTAGAAGGCAAAATTTATTATAACTTAAAGAATTATGACAAAGCAGATGTTAGTTTACGATGGGCATCTTCTTTGAACCAAAATTCTGCGGAAATTTGGAATAACTTAGCCCTCGTTCAAGAGTCCTTATACAAATCGAACAAAAAATTGGGTAAAAAAAATCAAGCAAACACTTATTTAACGGAAGCTAAGGAATGTATTCAGAAAGCTTCTGATTTGAATGGGGAAAGTATTACAATTAAAGAAAATTCTAAACGGATTGCTGCCTTCACATCCCTGTGA